From the genome of Pseudomonas sp. gcc21, one region includes:
- a CDS encoding TorF family putative porin encodes MMKKLAVVVAATSAIGFASVSQAEAFDTALGELDVSMTATLASDYIWRGQSQTDGAGAVQGSLDIAHESGLYIGAWASNIDGSEDGFDGASIEIDYYVGYGGDITDNVSYDIQWATYTYPGNSSWDVDEVIGSLGFYGFNAGVKYAYDLDPEPLYYFLDYGFSLPYDLGLGLHYGYADANDSDADNYSDWAVSLGKQVLGLDLALMYSNTDIDGGCDGNCDSNVTFAVSKTL; translated from the coding sequence ATGATGAAAAAACTTGCCGTTGTCGTTGCCGCTACCAGCGCGATTGGTTTTGCCAGCGTTTCCCAGGCTGAAGCCTTTGATACTGCACTCGGCGAACTCGATGTAAGCATGACTGCTACGCTTGCCAGCGATTACATATGGCGGGGCCAGTCCCAAACTGATGGTGCTGGCGCCGTTCAGGGCAGTCTGGATATCGCCCATGAAAGCGGTCTGTACATTGGCGCCTGGGCATCCAACATTGACGGCTCGGAGGATGGCTTCGATGGTGCGAGTATTGAAATAGACTATTACGTCGGTTACGGCGGTGACATCACCGATAACGTTAGTTACGACATCCAGTGGGCCACTTATACCTATCCGGGAAACAGTTCCTGGGACGTCGATGAAGTCATTGGCAGCCTCGGATTTTACGGCTTCAACGCAGGTGTGAAGTATGCGTACGATCTCGACCCGGAGCCGCTTTATTATTTCCTTGATTACGGGTTCAGTCTCCCCTATGACCTCGGCCTTGGTTTGCACTATGGTTACGCAGACGCCAACGACAGTGACGCCGATAATTACAGCGACTGGGCAGTAAGTCTCGGCAAGCAGGTACTGGGTCTTGATCTGGCTCTGATGTACTCCAACACCGATATTGATGGCGGTTGCGATGGTAACTGCGATTCAAACGTAACGTTCGCGGTATCCAAGACCCTCTGA
- a CDS encoding multidrug efflux SMR transporter — MKSWIFLTVAIVAEVIGTTALKASAGFSKPWPSVLVVVGYGIAFYLLALTLRTIPVGIAYAVWSGAGIVLITAVAWLLFGQKLDPPALVGMGLIIAGVIVLNVFSKAVV; from the coding sequence ATGAAAAGCTGGATATTCCTGACCGTTGCAATTGTTGCCGAAGTAATCGGGACCACGGCACTGAAAGCGAGCGCCGGGTTCAGCAAGCCCTGGCCATCAGTGCTGGTTGTAGTCGGTTACGGCATTGCTTTTTACCTATTAGCGCTGACGCTGCGCACAATCCCGGTGGGCATTGCCTACGCCGTCTGGTCGGGCGCGGGCATAGTGCTTATTACGGCGGTCGCCTGGTTGTTGTTTGGCCAGAAATTGGACCCGCCAGCGCTTGTTGGCATGGGCTTGATCATCGCCGGTGTGATTGTGTTGAACGTGTTCTCCAAGGCGGTGGTGTAA
- a CDS encoding NADPH-dependent FMN reductase, giving the protein MSTYHLAVIVGSNRRESTNRQLAQAMVKLLPGNVAVSYPQIDDLPLYNLDLEGERPASVNRFTDEIRAADAVLIVTPEHNRSLPAVLKNAIDWGSKPMDKNVWFDKPVAITGASPGAMGTALAQQHLRQIMGILGSVVLGGEAYLQFRPGLITDNGEIGEDSHQFLKSYMDRFVSLIEKLTQR; this is encoded by the coding sequence ATGAGTACTTACCATCTGGCTGTGATCGTGGGCAGTAACCGCCGCGAATCAACCAACCGTCAGCTAGCCCAGGCGATGGTCAAACTGCTGCCAGGCAACGTTGCGGTCAGCTATCCGCAGATTGATGATCTGCCGTTATACAACCTCGACCTGGAAGGCGAGCGCCCAGCCAGCGTGAACCGGTTTACCGACGAGATCCGTGCAGCCGATGCCGTGTTGATTGTCACGCCGGAACACAACAGATCACTCCCGGCGGTGTTGAAGAACGCGATTGACTGGGGTTCCAAGCCAATGGACAAGAACGTCTGGTTTGATAAACCCGTTGCCATCACTGGCGCATCACCAGGCGCAATGGGCACCGCACTGGCGCAGCAGCATCTGCGCCAGATCATGGGCATTCTCGGCTCGGTGGTATTGGGAGGCGAAGCCTATCTGCAATTCCGCCCCGGTCTGATTACTGATAACGGCGAGATCGGCGAAGACAGCCATCAGTTCCTGAAAAGCTACATGGACCGCTTCGTTAGCTTGATCGAGAAGTTGACACAACGATAA
- a CDS encoding NAD(P)-dependent alcohol dehydrogenase, whose protein sequence is MKIQAAVTHAQGDEFAIEEVSLSAPKSNEVLIKVIATGVCHTDAVARDLGISPYPIVLGHEGSGIVEQVGDSVTSLAAGDHVVMSFAHCGQCENCLTGHPTVCSRFNELNFGGRMDDCTCRLHQGDTELATFFGQSSFGTHVVAHERNVVKVDKEVDLALLGPLGCGIQTGAGTVLNRLKPEFGTSIAIYGCGAVGLSAIMAAKIAGCQQIFAIDVHDSRLELAKELGATHALNGKQVDVVKEIKEITGGGTHYAVESTGVPPVVRQSLHALRPLGTVAIVGVTPEMNIDVHNDVMAEGKSMIGVIEGDSVPRVFIPKLVEFYKAGKFPFDKLVRFYNFDQINQAFEDSANGVAVKPILKLA, encoded by the coding sequence ATGAAAATCCAAGCCGCAGTCACCCATGCTCAGGGCGATGAGTTCGCCATCGAAGAGGTATCGCTTTCCGCACCCAAATCGAATGAAGTGCTGATCAAGGTGATTGCCACTGGCGTGTGCCATACCGACGCGGTAGCCCGTGATCTGGGCATCTCCCCGTACCCCATCGTGTTGGGGCATGAAGGTTCCGGTATCGTTGAGCAAGTTGGAGACAGCGTGACAAGCCTAGCCGCGGGCGATCATGTTGTGATGTCCTTTGCGCATTGTGGTCAGTGCGAGAACTGCCTGACGGGCCACCCGACCGTGTGCTCGCGGTTTAACGAGCTGAACTTTGGAGGGCGTATGGACGATTGCACCTGCCGGCTACATCAGGGCGACACCGAGCTCGCTACCTTCTTCGGGCAATCGTCTTTCGGCACGCATGTCGTTGCGCATGAGCGCAATGTGGTGAAAGTCGACAAGGAAGTGGATCTGGCCCTGCTGGGGCCCCTGGGCTGTGGCATTCAGACCGGTGCCGGTACGGTGCTCAATCGCCTGAAACCTGAGTTCGGCACCTCCATCGCGATATACGGCTGCGGCGCGGTGGGTTTGAGCGCGATCATGGCGGCGAAGATCGCAGGCTGCCAGCAGATTTTCGCAATCGACGTGCACGATAGCCGCTTGGAGCTGGCAAAGGAGCTAGGCGCTACCCATGCGCTGAATGGCAAGCAGGTGGATGTGGTCAAGGAAATCAAGGAAATCACTGGCGGCGGAACGCATTACGCGGTGGAAAGCACCGGCGTGCCACCGGTCGTGCGCCAGAGCCTGCATGCGTTACGGCCGCTGGGCACCGTTGCCATCGTGGGTGTCACGCCTGAAATGAACATTGATGTGCATAACGACGTGATGGCCGAAGGCAAGAGCATGATCGGCGTGATCGAGGGTGACTCAGTGCCGCGAGTGTTTATTCCCAAGCTGGTTGAGTTTTACAAGGCCGGGAAGTTTCCATTCGACAAGCTGGTCCGGTTCTACAACTTCGATCAAATCAATCAAGCCTTTGAAGACTCCGCTAATGGCGTGGCGGTCAAGCCGATACTTAAGTTGGCTTGA